A DNA window from Ostrea edulis chromosome 5, xbOstEdul1.1, whole genome shotgun sequence contains the following coding sequences:
- the LOC125652489 gene encoding uncharacterized protein LOC125652489, giving the protein MVEVIRHNNIEDEGRIPNDMKRRNVADVQKSPDHAAKDRVLGVHDEILKLLKTIDVSVRKLDRQQNNLKTQIKIVQRNQQHTNRRIGKLEDLLHKKPPSLPKRHLPKPTLPGSSVDECIHAEVLRENLRRLVADIDLSNGLILDAMLANECLTESEYYEIKDLSKLDKTRKLASILGRNSKSKFQLFLTIISKDDFQPDVAKYLQTSYEKKLNENETHSECVQCFIIKNVEIKRIVDYLCEYQFIGLNIIEDVLKGDRPNTDNFWQHIFKTISNSVNGEHYVSTFKEALQDHYPHIAKKIHSQRNLVCTCYDALLSYPSGSIGDSSEISTTTPIPDPKTDTSLWVHGLPDVQENEDESQLIHSNKSLTQMDGAIPFFKPKSSMFTDGRPTADIGKLHQRKPFYGRGKKPYFRYGANTSFHGNYRMNKAKYKWFNAKNNSNNKLTHNRPGNVKRKYDMLPPRSALKYVRKPTAEYNKGSTHSNPQQSPTSPKEQTISNHNVANGITDTLSRPRMKHYETENQDPRTSNNGRGTHGNPQHIKSLDGDFPSLPYERYADGDPKQ; this is encoded by the exons ACTATAGATGTCAGTGTCAGAAAATTAGATCGACAGCAGAATAATTTGAAGACACAGATAAAAATTGTACAAAGAAACCAACAACATACGAACAGAAGGATTGGAAAGCTTGAAGATCTGTTACATAAAAAACCACCGTCTCTCCCAAAACGGCACCTCCCAAAGCCAACTTTACCCG GATCATCTGTGGACGAGTGTATTCATGCAGAAGTATTACGAGAAAATTTAAGAAGGCTAGTAGCAGACATAGATCTTTCAAATGGATTGATTCTTGATGCAATGTTGGCGAATGAATGCTTGACTGAATCTGAATACTATGAAATAAAGGATTTAAGCAAGCTGGACAAAACAAGAAAACTGGCTTCCATTTTGGGACGAAATAGCAAAAGCAAATTTCAATTGTTTCTGACTATAATTTCTAAAGATGACTTCCAACCAGATGTTGCAAAATATCTACAGACATCATATGAGAAGAAGCTGAATGAAAACGAGACACACTCTGAATGTGTCCAGTGTTTCATTATTAAAAACGTGGAAATCAAGCGGATTGTAGACTATCTCTGTGAATATCAGTTTATTGGACTAAATATCATTGAAGATGTGCTCAAGGGAGACAGACCAAATACAGATAATTTTTGGCAACACATTTTCAAGACAATTTCCAATTCCGTAAATGGGGAGCATTATGTTTCAACATTCAAGGAAGCTCTTCAAGATCATTATCCCCACATTGCAAAGAAAATTCACAGCCAACGTAATCTAGTATGTACGTGTTATGATGCTCTGCTTTCCTACCCCAGTGGCAGTATCGGAGACTCCTCTGAAATCAGCACAACAACACCCATACCAGATCCTAAAACCGATACTTCTTTGTGGGTCCATGGTCTACCCGATGTTCAGGAAAACGAAGACGAAAGCCAATTGATACATAGTAATAAAAGTCTCACCCAGATGGACGGTGCTATACCCTTTTTTAAACCCAAATCTTCGATGTTTACAGATGGACGTCCAACCGCTGACATTGGCAAACTACATCAAAGAAAGCCGTTTTATGGTCGGGGAAAGAAACCATATTTCAGATATGGAGCAAATACTTCCTTTCACGGAAATTATCGAATGAATAAAGCGAAATATAAATGGTTCAATGCAAAGAATAATTCTAATAACAAACTAACCCACAACAGGCCTGGAAATGTAAAGCGAAAGTATGATATGCTACCACCTAGATCGGCTCTTAAGTATGTTCGAAAACCCACTGCGGAATATAACAAGGGATCGACACATTCAAATCCGCAACAATCGCCCACATCACCAAAGGAGCAGACGATAAGTAACCACAACGTAGCCAATGGGATCACGGATACCTTGAGCAGGCCACGAATGAAGCATTATGAAACAGAAAACCAAGACCCGAGAACGAGCAATAATGGAAGGGGGACACATGGAAATCCACAGCATATAAAATCATTAGACGGTGATTTTCCTTCATTACCCTATGAACGATATGCAGACGGTGATCCTAAACAATGA